One genomic segment of Egibacteraceae bacterium includes these proteins:
- a CDS encoding S-layer homology domain-containing protein, which yields MTGIWSEPAGRRGRLRRAVVVVVVASLAAALAPPTSQAQSVPAVSKAVVQESPDYWTETLADPLDYANREDEPPDPAHGNVRPRREGGALRWTKTTTMNVGLLFAGYAPSAFAIGREGLANPVDAARYTHLSLRLYAERGGAAEIFWDNCGPDAGRCTNRVGFTLQPGWRHYTIDLRPGGWSGRPVEIRLAVAGDGTPTTMALDWARLYQPGERVTVSYTGGTLHWDADADRANNRPDEPGWGVLHTGGGTATFPADAFPAGEYRFYADSGPSSAPLLVDAPVPVFSAPHERGGADYAATVTGDAWDFRQPTDIAEIGNATDVRFENGTLHARNTSGDPYLVLRTGAPIDTARFHRLTVRTTLEGPFDLSFSPGGGSHGRFLWRHVGQGPTPFLYDSREIVVYPGVETYTLDLHTKPPEAISPAGSPHRSGWVGAVERFRYDPNEDPGPRRWTVSEISLRADHETVDDAFPVVWRDTSAGRDRPTRVSLYYTPVRGATDGQLIAAGLRQAPGENTYRWDTSGVPSGRYWVYAVAERDNGTVGRRFASGPLRVTGTYRDPLIARACPPEAIPPAGFTDVSPANLHAGAISCTVAYGLARGLGPTTYGPAAGVRRDQMASFVGRLLEEAGVVLEASGSHFTDTAGNVHADRIDALAQAGIVVGVRPGEYGPRARVTRDQMASFLVRAYELAAARGLPAPAHGFGDVAGNVHEPAIAKAAAAGFAVGVSPNAYGPRRPVRRDQMASFLARVLSRLVEDGIVDARG from the coding sequence ATGACCGGCATCTGGAGTGAACCGGCAGGGCGGCGCGGGCGCCTGCGCCGCGCCGTTGTGGTGGTCGTCGTCGCGAGCCTCGCAGCGGCGCTGGCGCCCCCGACGTCGCAGGCGCAGAGCGTGCCGGCGGTGTCGAAGGCGGTCGTCCAGGAGTCCCCGGACTACTGGACCGAGACGCTCGCCGACCCCCTCGACTACGCCAACCGCGAGGACGAGCCGCCCGACCCCGCGCACGGCAACGTGCGCCCCCGCAGGGAGGGCGGGGCGCTGCGGTGGACCAAGACCACGACGATGAACGTGGGGTTGCTGTTCGCCGGCTACGCCCCGTCGGCGTTCGCGATCGGTAGGGAGGGGCTCGCCAACCCCGTCGACGCCGCGCGGTACACGCACCTGTCGCTGCGCCTCTACGCCGAGCGGGGAGGGGCCGCCGAGATCTTCTGGGACAACTGCGGTCCCGACGCCGGCCGGTGCACGAACAGGGTGGGGTTCACCCTCCAGCCCGGGTGGCGCCACTACACCATCGACCTTCGACCGGGCGGCTGGTCGGGGCGGCCCGTGGAGATCCGGCTCGCGGTGGCCGGCGACGGCACGCCGACGACCATGGCCCTCGACTGGGCCCGCCTGTACCAGCCGGGCGAGCGGGTCACCGTCAGCTACACCGGCGGCACGCTGCACTGGGACGCCGACGCCGACCGGGCGAACAACCGCCCGGACGAGCCAGGGTGGGGCGTCCTGCACACCGGCGGCGGCACCGCGACCTTTCCCGCCGACGCCTTCCCGGCGGGGGAGTACCGGTTCTACGCCGACAGTGGTCCCTCGAGCGCACCGCTGCTCGTGGACGCCCCCGTGCCGGTGTTCTCGGCACCCCACGAGCGGGGCGGCGCCGACTACGCCGCGACGGTCACCGGCGACGCGTGGGACTTCCGGCAGCCGACCGACATCGCGGAGATCGGCAACGCGACGGACGTGCGGTTCGAGAACGGGACCCTCCACGCCCGCAACACGAGCGGTGACCCGTACCTCGTCCTGCGCACCGGAGCGCCGATCGACACCGCGCGCTTCCACCGGCTGACGGTGCGGACGACGCTCGAGGGGCCGTTCGACCTCAGCTTCTCGCCGGGAGGCGGCTCGCACGGGCGTTTCCTGTGGCGTCACGTCGGCCAGGGGCCGACGCCGTTCCTTTACGACTCCCGGGAGATCGTCGTCTACCCGGGCGTGGAGACCTACACCCTCGACCTCCACACGAAGCCGCCCGAGGCGATCAGCCCCGCCGGCAGCCCGCACCGCAGCGGCTGGGTCGGAGCGGTCGAACGGTTCCGTTACGACCCGAACGAAGACCCCGGCCCGCGCCGGTGGACGGTGAGCGAGATCAGCCTCCGCGCCGATCACGAGACCGTCGACGACGCCTTCCCCGTCGTGTGGCGCGACACCTCCGCGGGCCGCGACCGCCCGACCCGGGTCTCGCTCTACTACACCCCCGTGCGCGGCGCCACGGACGGGCAGCTCATCGCCGCCGGGCTGCGCCAGGCTCCTGGCGAGAACACCTACCGCTGGGACACCAGCGGCGTCCCGAGTGGGCGCTACTGGGTGTACGCCGTCGCGGAGCGGGACAACGGCACCGTCGGCCGGCGTTTCGCGTCGGGGCCGCTGCGGGTGACGGGGACGTACCGCGACCCGCTCATCGCGCGGGCATGCCCACCGGAAGCCATACCGCCTGCCGGGTTCACCGACGTGAGTCCCGCCAACCTTCACGCCGGCGCGATCAGCTGCACGGTCGCCTACGGCCTCGCCCGCGGGCTCGGGCCGACGACGTACGGGCCGGCCGCCGGCGTGCGCCGCGACCAGATGGCGTCGTTCGTCGGCCGTCTGCTCGAGGAGGCGGGCGTCGTCCTCGAGGCCTCCGGCAGCCACTTCACCGACACGGCGGGAAACGTCCACGCCGACCGCATCGACGCGCTCGCCCAGGCGGGCATCGTCGTCGGCGTGCGCCCCGGCGAGTACGGCCCGCGCGCGCGGGTGACGCGGGACCAGATGGCGTCGTTTCTCGTCCGCGCCTACGAGCTCGCCGCCGCCCGTGGGCTGCCCGCGCCCGCGCACGGCTTCGGCGACGTCGCGGGCAACGTGCACGAGCCCGCCATCGCGAAGGCGGCCGCCGCGGGCTTCGCCGTTGGGGTGAGCCCGAACGCCTACGGACCGCGGCGCCCCGTTCGGCGCGACCAGATGGCCTCCTTCCTCGCCCGCGTGCTCAGCCGCCTCGTCGAGGACGGGATCGTGGACGCGCGGGGCTGA
- a CDS encoding zinc-binding dehydrogenase has protein sequence MLAVTAARATPDDPLAALEVGEHPEPSPPDGWEVVEVRAAALNHHDLWTLRGVGVSADRLPIVLGCDAAGITTDGREVIVHAVIATPGWPDETLAPDMSILSERHDGTHAERVAVPSRNLVDKPPQLSFAEAACLPTAWLTAYRMLFVKARVRPGSRVLVQGAGGGVSTAALLLGRAAGVRMYVTSRDEGKRVRAEELGAHAALAPGQRLPERVDAVIETVGEATFGHSLRSLERGGTVVVAGATTGWNPPAELNRVFARQLRVVGSTMGTRAELVDLVRFLTDSDVRPPVDAQVPLRDAREAYMRMAEGELFGKQVLVP, from the coding sequence ATGCTCGCCGTAACCGCCGCGCGCGCCACCCCCGACGACCCGCTCGCCGCGCTCGAGGTGGGCGAACATCCTGAGCCGAGCCCGCCCGACGGCTGGGAGGTCGTCGAGGTGCGCGCCGCCGCGCTCAACCATCACGACCTCTGGACGCTGCGCGGCGTCGGCGTCAGCGCGGACCGTCTGCCGATCGTGCTCGGTTGCGACGCGGCAGGGATCACGACCGACGGCCGGGAGGTCATCGTCCACGCGGTGATCGCCACGCCGGGCTGGCCTGATGAGACGCTGGCCCCCGACATGTCCATCCTGTCCGAGCGTCACGACGGCACCCACGCGGAGCGCGTGGCCGTGCCGAGCCGCAACCTCGTCGACAAGCCCCCCCAACTGTCCTTCGCCGAGGCCGCGTGCCTGCCGACCGCCTGGTTGACCGCCTACCGCATGCTCTTCGTCAAGGCCCGCGTGCGTCCCGGGAGCCGGGTCCTCGTCCAGGGCGCGGGCGGAGGGGTGTCGACAGCGGCACTGCTCCTCGGCCGGGCGGCGGGTGTGCGCATGTACGTCACGAGCCGCGACGAGGGCAAGCGGGTGCGCGCCGAGGAGCTCGGCGCGCACGCGGCGCTCGCGCCAGGTCAACGGTTGCCAGAGCGCGTCGACGCGGTCATCGAGACGGTCGGAGAGGCGACCTTCGGCCACTCGCTGCGCAGCTTGGAGCGGGGTGGCACGGTCGTGGTCGCCGGCGCCACCACGGGCTGGAACCCGCCGGCGGAGCTCAATCGCGTCTTCGCCCGCCAGTTGCGCGTCGTCGGGTCGACGATGGGAACGCGCGCCGAGCTCGTCGACCTCGTGCGCTTCCTCACCGACTCGGACGTGCGCCCGCCCGTCGACGCGCAGGTGCCGCTGCGCGACGCCCGCGAGGCGTACATGCGCATGGCCGAAGGCGAGCTCTTCGGCAAGCAAGTGCTCGTGCCCTGA
- a CDS encoding type 1 glutamine amidotransferase domain-containing protein — protein MTTAAGGYTERMRTQPHVLVLAADLFEDMELLYPVYRLREEDVAVTVAGLTADPVTGKRGHGPVEVDTTVDQVDGEDFDALVIPGGFAPDQLRRSPAVRALVEDFDAALKPIAFICHAGWVPISAGIIKGRRATSVGAIRDDMVNAGADWVDEPCVVDGNLISARTPSDLGPWMKALLAALGLPRAP, from the coding sequence GTGACGACGGCAGCGGGCGGGTACACCGAACGCATGCGCACACAACCTCACGTGCTCGTCCTGGCCGCGGACCTCTTCGAGGACATGGAGCTGCTCTATCCCGTTTACCGGTTGCGCGAGGAGGACGTCGCGGTGACCGTCGCCGGGCTGACCGCCGACCCGGTGACGGGCAAGAGGGGCCACGGTCCCGTCGAGGTCGACACGACCGTGGACCAGGTGGACGGCGAGGACTTCGACGCGCTCGTCATCCCGGGGGGTTTCGCTCCCGACCAGCTGCGGAGGTCCCCGGCGGTCCGCGCGCTCGTCGAGGACTTCGACGCCGCGCTGAAGCCGATCGCGTTCATCTGTCACGCCGGCTGGGTGCCGATCTCCGCGGGCATCATCAAGGGGCGGCGGGCGACGAGCGTCGGCGCGATCCGCGACGACATGGTGAACGCCGGCGCCGACTGGGTCGACGAGCCCTGCGTCGTCGACGGCAACCTCATCTCGGCCCGCACGCCCTCCGACCTCGGGCCCTGGATGAAGGCGCTGCTCGCCGCCCTCGGCCTGCCGCGCGCCCCATAG
- the glgA gene encoding glycogen synthase, translated as MRVALLTREYPPEVYGGAGVHVEHLARELAGLVDVAVHCFGAPRTDPLVAGAYAPWDALSGDAPHVEALRHLSVDLAMVAGVDGCDVVHSHTWYANLAGHLAKLAHDVPHVVTTHSLEPLRPWKAEQLGGGYALSRFAERTGVEGADAVVAVSAQMRGDILACYPAVDPDRVTVIHNGIDTDVYAPDPRTDVLARHGVDPERPSVMFVGRITRQKGIVHLLDAAARLAPHIQVVLCAGAPDTPALADEVRGRVEALRGGREVVWIDEMLPRPDVVQLLSHATVFCCPSIYEPFGLVNVEAMACEAPVVASAVGGIPEVVVEGETGHLVAFEPGDDAFGSPADPERFARDLAAAIDRVVNDPGRARAMGRAGRARAVEHFSWTAIARSTVELYEGLEAR; from the coding sequence ATGAGGGTCGCCCTGCTGACCCGCGAGTACCCCCCGGAGGTCTACGGGGGGGCCGGCGTGCACGTCGAGCACCTCGCTCGCGAGCTCGCCGGGCTCGTCGACGTCGCCGTGCACTGCTTCGGCGCGCCGCGCACCGACCCGCTCGTGGCGGGAGCGTACGCACCATGGGATGCGCTGAGCGGGGACGCGCCGCACGTCGAGGCGCTGCGCCACCTCTCGGTCGACCTCGCGATGGTCGCCGGCGTGGACGGCTGCGACGTCGTCCACAGCCACACGTGGTACGCGAACCTCGCGGGCCACCTCGCGAAGCTCGCCCACGACGTCCCGCACGTCGTGACGACGCACAGCCTCGAGCCGCTGCGCCCCTGGAAGGCCGAGCAGCTCGGGGGTGGCTACGCGCTGTCGCGGTTCGCCGAGCGCACCGGCGTGGAGGGCGCGGACGCCGTCGTGGCCGTGAGCGCGCAGATGCGAGGGGACATCCTTGCCTGCTACCCCGCCGTCGACCCCGACCGGGTGACGGTGATCCACAACGGCATCGACACCGACGTGTACGCCCCCGACCCGCGCACGGACGTCCTCGCGCGCCACGGCGTCGACCCCGAGCGGCCGTCGGTCATGTTCGTGGGCAGGATCACCCGCCAGAAGGGCATCGTGCACCTGCTCGACGCCGCAGCCCGCCTCGCGCCGCACATCCAGGTGGTGCTCTGCGCCGGCGCCCCGGACACCCCCGCGCTCGCCGACGAGGTGCGTGGGCGGGTCGAGGCGCTGCGCGGCGGGCGGGAGGTCGTGTGGATCGACGAGATGCTCCCAAGACCCGACGTCGTGCAGCTGCTCAGCCACGCCACGGTGTTCTGCTGCCCGTCGATCTACGAGCCGTTCGGCCTCGTCAACGTCGAGGCCATGGCGTGTGAGGCCCCCGTCGTCGCATCGGCCGTGGGCGGCATCCCTGAGGTGGTCGTCGAGGGCGAGACCGGGCACCTCGTCGCATTCGAGCCGGGGGACGACGCGTTCGGCTCACCCGCGGATCCGGAGCGGTTCGCCCGGGACCTCGCGGCCGCGATCGACAGGGTCGTCAATGATCCGGGCCGCGCGCGGGCCATGGGCCGGGCGGGCCGCGCGCGGGCCGTCGAGCACTTCAGCTGGACGGCGATCGCCCGCAGCACGGTGGAGCTCTACGAGGGCCTCGAGGCACGCTGA